The proteins below come from a single Clarias gariepinus isolate MV-2021 ecotype Netherlands chromosome 17, CGAR_prim_01v2, whole genome shotgun sequence genomic window:
- the stard7 gene encoding stAR-related lipid transfer protein 7, mitochondrial produces the protein MLKSVQCAPLCARAARLQCPPALRHSTEAGSGRATWLESLFTWLQKAGRACPETCPGKKREGLLSILADHCSFVTGQRLRRALQIAELYSNLYSERSRWTLVGSIWRRLQNKQAPTGKLLAALAGVFMWEDEKIRDDEMKRSALELQALDVVKEQAAAVGKSVSAQAADDWEIVMEKKTFKVWRRPVEGSHLFEYRVFGSYTDVTPRQFFNVQLDTEYRKKWDALVIRLEVVDRDVSTGSEVVHWATHFPYPMYSRDYVYVRRYKVDVENNLMVLMSRAVEHPSIPETQEFVRVHSYRSRMVIRPHKSFDENGFDYLLTYSDDPQTVFPRYCLSWMVSSGMPDFLEKLHMAALRAKTHEVGIHDYVGMTKQVHQAPPERLEDGVHTTASSHIYA, from the exons ATGCTGAAATCCGTCCAGTGTGCCCCCCTGTGCGCTCGTGCTGCGCGTCTGCAATGCCCCCCTGCCCTTAGACACAGCACTGAAGCAGGATCTGGCAGGGCTACATGGCTCGAGTCTCTCTTCACATGGCTCCAGAAAGCAGGAAGAGCATGTCCTGAGACCTGCCCCGGAAAGAAGCGAGAAGGCTTGCTATCCATCCTGGCTGACCACTGCAGCTTCGTGACTGGACAGAGACTGAGGCGAGCATTGCAGATCGCAGAGCTTTACTCGAACCTGTACTCAGAGAGGAGCAGGTGGACGCTGGTGGGCAGCATATGGCGCCGGCTGCAGAACAAGCAAGCCCCGACTGGCAAACTGCTGGCTGCACTCGCTGGGGTTTTCATGTGGGAGGATGAGAAGATAAGAGACGACGAGATGAAGAG gagTGCATTGGAGCTCCAAGCTCTGGATGTAGTGAAAGAGCAGGCAGCTGCTGTTGGTAAGTCTGTGAGTGCGCAGGCTGCTGATGACTGGGAAATAGTGATGGAGAAGAAGACCTTTAAAGTGTGGAGGAGACCGGTTGAAGGGAGCCATCTGTTTGAGTACCGCG TATTTGGTTCCTACACTGATGTTACTCCCAGGCAGTTTTTTAACGTTCAG CTGGACACTGAATACAGAAAGAAATGGGACGCACTGGTGATCAGACTGGAAGTGGTGGACCGAGATGTGAGCACTGGGTCAGAGGTTGTCCACTGGGCCACACATTTCCCT TATCCGATGTACTCCCGAGACTATGTGTACGTGCGGCGCTACAAAGTGGATGTAGAGAACAACCTGATGGTCCTGATGTCCAG AGCTGTGGAACATCCCTCAATTCCTGAGACACAGGAGTTTGTCCGAGTTCACTCGTATCGCTCTAGGATGGTTATCCGACCTCACAAGTCCTTTGATGAG AATGGATTTGACTATCTGCTGACATACAGCGATGATCCACAGACCGTTTTCCCTCGCTACTGTCTGAGCTGGATGGTGTCCAGTG GCATGCCTGACTTCCTGGAGAAGCTGCACATGGCGGCTCTCCGAGCGAAGACCCATGAGGTTGGCATCCATGACTACGTtggcatgacgaagcaggtgcATCAGGCCCCTCCGGAGCGGCTGGAGGACGGGGTGCACACAACAGCATCTTCCCATATTTACGCTTAA
- the slc20a1b gene encoding sodium-dependent phosphate transporter 1-B, with protein sequence MVSATIATATLMSTIALAAQGPLTDYLWLLIVGFIIAFILAFSVGANDVANSFGTAVGSGVVTLKVACILATVFETLGSVLLGAKVSETIRKGIIDVNMYNGSEHVLMAGSVSAMFGSAVWQLLASFLKLPISGTHCIVGATIGYSLVAKGQQGVRWLELLRIVASWFLSPLLSGFMSAVLFYFVRMFILQKKNPVPNGLRALPVFYAVTMGINLFSIMYTGAPMLGFDKLPWWGVLLISFGCAILTGLIVWFAVCPCLKRKIEREIKSSSPSESPLMEKREMTEAHCPILKSVPEEIPSTLVSSAPSTAAPCEERRVTFDIGESDDAEPKEGEVSHGSAPKSVHVHFNTGPNQVPSHAPSNGYSQYHTVHKDSGLYKDLLHKLHLAKVGDCMGEGGDRPIRRNNSYTSYTMAIIGLHSEFKIRDSDFRASEDGDKDKVQERKRIRMDSYTSYCNAVAENGAPEDGLGDGEVTLEVPEEDRGSNSSSLEEDRAEADKPEVSTLFQFLQILTACFGSFAHGGNDVSNAIGPLVALWLVYQSGSVESNAPTPLWLLLYGGVGICIGLWVWGRRVIQTMGRDLTPITPSSGFSIELASAVTVVVASNIGLPVSTTHCKVGSVVAVGWLRSRKAVDWRLFRNIFMAWFVTVPISGLISAAIMAIFKFLIF encoded by the exons ATGGTTTCGGCAACGATAGCTACAGCAACGCTGATGAGCACCATTGCTCTGGCCGCTCAGGGCCCACTGACCGACTACCTGTGGCTCCTGATTGTCGGCTTTATCATAGCCTTTATCTTGGCCTTTTCCGTGGGTGCTAACGATGTTGCAAACTCGTTTGGCACTGCTGTTGGCTCTGGCGTGGTCACCCTGAAAGTCGCTTGCATCCTCGCTACCGTGTTCGAGACCCTGGGATCGGTGCTGCTTGGAGCCAAAGTCAGTGAGACCATTCGCAAAGGGATCATTGATGTGAACATGTACAACGGCTCGGAGCACGTTCTCATGGCCGGATCCGTCAGTGCTATGTTTG GCTCTGCTGTGTGGCAGTTGCTGGCTTCTTTCCTTAAACTGCCCATTTCTGGTACACACTGCATCGTGGGAGCCACGATTGGCTATTCGCTGGTGGCAAAAGGCCAACAGGGAGTCCGATGGCTTGAGCTGCTGCGAATCG TTGCTTCTTGGTTTCTCTCACCACTCCTCTCTGGCTTTATGTCTGCTGTTCTCTTCTACTTCGTCCGCATGTTTATCTTGCAGAAG AAGAATCCAGTTCCCAACGGACTCAGGGCACTGCCTGTCTTCTATGCTGTCACTATGGGAATCAACCTGTTCTCCATCATGTACACAGGCGCTCCGA TGCTGGGATTTGATAAACTGCCCTGGTGGGGAGTTCTTCTCATCTCTTTCGGATGTGCCATCCTTACCGGGCTCATCGTCTGGTTTGCTGTTTGTCCCTGTCTCAAGAGGAAGATCGAGC GTGAAATCAAGTCTTCCAGCCCCTCAGAGAGCCCCCTAATGGAGAAGCGGGAGATGACTGAGGCACACTGTCCTATCCTCAAATCAGTTCCTGAGGAGATCCCGTCCACTCTGGTCTCCAGCGCACCTTCAACAGCAGCTCCTTGTGAAGAGCGCAGAGTCACCTTTGACATTGGGGAGTCTGACGATGCTGAACCAAAAGAGGGTGAAGTCAGCCATGGGAGCG CTCCTAAATCGGTTCATGTTCATTTCAATACTGGCCCCAACCAAGTTCCCAGCCACGCCCCCAGCAACGGCTACAGTCAGTACCACACTGTCCACAAAGATTCTGGTCTCTACAAGGACCTGCTGCACAAGCTTCACCTCGCCAAAGTGGGTGACTGCATGGGCGAGGGTGGAGACCGGCCCATCCGCCGCAACAACAGTTACACCTCCTACACTATGGCCATCATCGGTCTCCACAGTGAGTTTAAGATTCGAGACTCGGATTTCCGTGCCTCCGAGGATGGAGACAAGGACAAGGTGCAAGAGCGCAAGAGGATCCGCATGGATAGCTACACGAGCTACTGCAACGCTGTGGCTGAGAACGGTGCCCCCGAGGATGGCCTTGGGGATGGAGAGGTGACTCTTGAGGTGCCTGAGGAGGACAGAGGAAGCAACAGCAGCTCGCTGGAGGAGGATAGGGCTGAGGCGGACAAACCGGAGGTTTCCACGCTGTTCCAGTTCCTGCAGATTCTCACTGCCTGCTTTGGCTCCTTCGCTCATGGTGGAAATGATGTCAG tAATGCTATCGGCCCATTAGTGGCACTGTGGCTGGTTTATCAGAGCGGCTCAGTGGAGTCCAACGCTCCGACCCCTCTCTGGCTGCTGCTGTATGGAGGAGTGGGCATCTGCATCGGACTCTGGGTTTGGGGCCGAAGAGTGATCCAGACCATGGGTAGAGACCTCACTCCCATCACTCCCTCCAG TGGGTTTAGCATCGAGCTGGCTTCAGCCGTCACTGTGGTTGTTGCTTCCAACATCGGTCTGCCGGTCTCCACAACCCACTGCAAG gttgGCTCTGTGGTTGCTGTAGGTTGGCTGCGTTCTCGAAAAGCCGTGGATTGGCGTCTTTTCCGCAACATCTTTATGGCCTGGTTTGTGACCGTGCCTATCTCCGGCCTCATCAGTGCTGCCATCATGGCTATCTTCAAATTCCTTATTTTCTAA